In Pyrus communis chromosome 1, drPyrComm1.1, whole genome shotgun sequence, the following are encoded in one genomic region:
- the LOC137741645 gene encoding protein FREE1-like isoform X2 → MQNGDYSSAPYYQYPPPHQNPNPIPNPADHHHNPYASAPPFTSPDYSPYSQSYPPYSLNPDPAPPTAPSYAPPPPISNPNLQTFNPTPQPPSSFPPFETHSPYQPPPQQQPYQPPYEYNQSAPSYATLPPSIPANPNPNSNPSSPFSSVYQSPFSQPPPSVLPVYENSYENSLKFDHGGGSGGSYIDDRYGGYNQTRTDLGSDPYGKRYDAGLDAGYGDGVYAYGGDKVEPYGARGTAPKSSSSTLFDDYGRSISVPSGKNTPVSSTKIVRAVPKVDTQEDAKSGVQKFRVKLLAESGGQSTMDVLCQIGLDGIRMLDPATSRTLRIYPLETVTRCEKTDSSTFAFWSKSSVDIEPRRIRLQSNSYTTNTLLDTVTAATVQLKEMGGRIKPTESIRPSEQSTERKKGLTDWMNIIKPGNEEKDHWVPDEAVTKCTACRTDFGAFNRRHHCRNCGDIFCDKCTHGRIALTAEENAPQVRVCDRCMAEVTQRLSNAKEASSKPAGLHSHEDLAKKLQELERNRKESSGSKSDGSGRRMREVACPTCTVHLQVQVPSTGSETIECGVCQNPFLVSAH, encoded by the exons ATGCAAAACGGGGATTACTCGTCCGCTCCGTATTACCAGTACCCCCCTCCacatcaaaaccctaaccctatccCCAACCCCGCCGATCACCACCACAACCCCTACGCCTCCGCACCGCCCTTCACCTCCCCCGATTACTCACCTTATTCCCAATCTTACCCCCCGTATTCTCTGAATCCCGATCCTGCCCCTCCCACCGCTCCTTCCTACGCCCCTCCCCCTCCAATCTCCAATCCCAATTTGCAAACCTTCAATCCCACGCCACAGCCGCCTTCTTCTTTCCCTCCGTTCGAGACCCATTCCCCCTATCAACCGCCGCCACAGCAGCAACCTTATCAACCACCGTACGAATATAACCAATCGGCTCCCAGTTACGCCACTTTGCCGCCCTCGATTCCCGccaaccctaaccctaattccaATCCCTCCTCTCCATTTTCGTCCGTTTACCAGAGCCCGTTTTCTCAGCCTCCACCTTCGGTGCTGCCTGTATATGAAAATTCTTACGAGAATTCTCTGAAATTTGATCACGGCGGTGGTTCCGGCGGCTCCTATATAGATGATAGGTATGGGGGATACAACCAGACCCGAACCGATTTGGGATCGGATCCATATGGGAAGCGGTATGATGCAGGTCTCGATGCGGGGTACGGCGACGGTGTTTATGCTTACGGAGGTGACAAGGTGGAGCCGTATGGAGCTCGTGGCACTGCACCCAAGTCTTCAAGCTCGACTTTGTTTGATGATTACGGGAGGTCGATCAGTGTCCCATCTGGGAAAAATACGCCGGTGAGCTCGACCAAGATCGTCCGGGCAGTACCCAAGGTCGATACTCAAGAGGATGCAAAGAGTGGTGTGCAGAAGTTTCGGGTCAAGCTGTTGGCTGAAAGTGGAGGGCAGAGCACCATGGATGTCCTTTGCCAG ATTGGTTTAGATGGTATCCGTATGCTTGATCCTGCTACCAGTCGGACATTGAGAATATATCCCCTCGAGACCGTTACAAGATGTGAA AAAACCGACTCATCTACTTTTGCCTTTTGGTCAAAGAGCTCTGTGGATATTGAGCCAAGGCGTATTAGATTGCAGTCAAATAGTTACACTACCAACACCCTTTTGGATACGGTGACTGCTGCAACTGTACAG CTTAAGGAAATGGGTGGAAGAATAAAGCCTACGGAATCCATAAGGCCAAGTGAACAGTCtacagagagaaagaaaggattaACCGATTGGATGAACATTATTAAACCGGGAAATGAGGAGAAAGATCATTGG GTCCCTGATGAAGCAGTTACAAAATGCACGGCGTGTCGGACAGATTTTGGGGCTTTTAACCGCAGG CATCACTGTCGGAACTGTGGAGACATTTTCTGCGACAAGTGTACCCATGGCAGAATTGCCTTAACTGCTGAGGAGAATGCTCCGCAGGTTCGAGTTTGTGACCGTTGCATG GCTGAAGTGACTCAGAGGCTCAGTAATGCTAAGGAAGCATCTAGTAAACCTGCAGGACTTCATAGTCACGAGGATCTTGCCAAGAAGCTTCAG GAGTTGGAAAGGAATCGCAAGGAATCTTCAG GTTCAAAGTCTGATGGATCTGGAAGGAGAATGAGAGAAGTTGCCTGTCCTACATGTACGGTCCACTTGCAG GTTCAAGTTCCCAGCACAGGGTCGGAGACCATTGAGTGTGGGGTTTGCCAGAATCCATTTCTTGTGAGTGCTCATTGA
- the LOC137741645 gene encoding protein FREE1-like isoform X1 yields the protein MQNGDYSSAPYYQYPPPHQNPNPIPNPADHHHNPYASAPPFTSPDYSPYSQSYPPYSLNPDPAPPTAPSYAPPPPISNPNLQTFNPTPQPPSSFPPFETHSPYQPPPQQQPYQPPYEYNQSAPSYATLPPSIPANPNPNSNPSSPFSSVYQSPFSQPPPSVLPVYENSYENSLKFDHGGGSGGSYIDDRYGGYNQTRTDLGSDPYGKRYDAGLDAGYGDGVYAYGGDKVEPYGARGTAPKSSSSTLFDDYGRSISVPSGKNTPVSSTKIVRAVPKVDTQEDAKSGVQKFRVKLLAESGGQSTMDVLCQIGLDGIRMLDPATSRTLRIYPLETVTRCEKTDSSTFAFWSKSSVDIEPRRIRLQSNSYTTNTLLDTVTAATVQLKEMGGRIKPTESIRPSEQSTERKKGLTDWMNIIKPGNEEKDHWVPDEAVTKCTACRTDFGAFNRRHHCRNCGDIFCDKCTHGRIALTAEENAPQVRVCDRCMAEVTQRLSNAKEASSKPAGLHSHEDLAKKLQEELERNRKESSGSKSDGSGRRMREVACPTCTVHLQVQVPSTGSETIECGVCQNPFLVSAH from the exons ATGCAAAACGGGGATTACTCGTCCGCTCCGTATTACCAGTACCCCCCTCCacatcaaaaccctaaccctatccCCAACCCCGCCGATCACCACCACAACCCCTACGCCTCCGCACCGCCCTTCACCTCCCCCGATTACTCACCTTATTCCCAATCTTACCCCCCGTATTCTCTGAATCCCGATCCTGCCCCTCCCACCGCTCCTTCCTACGCCCCTCCCCCTCCAATCTCCAATCCCAATTTGCAAACCTTCAATCCCACGCCACAGCCGCCTTCTTCTTTCCCTCCGTTCGAGACCCATTCCCCCTATCAACCGCCGCCACAGCAGCAACCTTATCAACCACCGTACGAATATAACCAATCGGCTCCCAGTTACGCCACTTTGCCGCCCTCGATTCCCGccaaccctaaccctaattccaATCCCTCCTCTCCATTTTCGTCCGTTTACCAGAGCCCGTTTTCTCAGCCTCCACCTTCGGTGCTGCCTGTATATGAAAATTCTTACGAGAATTCTCTGAAATTTGATCACGGCGGTGGTTCCGGCGGCTCCTATATAGATGATAGGTATGGGGGATACAACCAGACCCGAACCGATTTGGGATCGGATCCATATGGGAAGCGGTATGATGCAGGTCTCGATGCGGGGTACGGCGACGGTGTTTATGCTTACGGAGGTGACAAGGTGGAGCCGTATGGAGCTCGTGGCACTGCACCCAAGTCTTCAAGCTCGACTTTGTTTGATGATTACGGGAGGTCGATCAGTGTCCCATCTGGGAAAAATACGCCGGTGAGCTCGACCAAGATCGTCCGGGCAGTACCCAAGGTCGATACTCAAGAGGATGCAAAGAGTGGTGTGCAGAAGTTTCGGGTCAAGCTGTTGGCTGAAAGTGGAGGGCAGAGCACCATGGATGTCCTTTGCCAG ATTGGTTTAGATGGTATCCGTATGCTTGATCCTGCTACCAGTCGGACATTGAGAATATATCCCCTCGAGACCGTTACAAGATGTGAA AAAACCGACTCATCTACTTTTGCCTTTTGGTCAAAGAGCTCTGTGGATATTGAGCCAAGGCGTATTAGATTGCAGTCAAATAGTTACACTACCAACACCCTTTTGGATACGGTGACTGCTGCAACTGTACAG CTTAAGGAAATGGGTGGAAGAATAAAGCCTACGGAATCCATAAGGCCAAGTGAACAGTCtacagagagaaagaaaggattaACCGATTGGATGAACATTATTAAACCGGGAAATGAGGAGAAAGATCATTGG GTCCCTGATGAAGCAGTTACAAAATGCACGGCGTGTCGGACAGATTTTGGGGCTTTTAACCGCAGG CATCACTGTCGGAACTGTGGAGACATTTTCTGCGACAAGTGTACCCATGGCAGAATTGCCTTAACTGCTGAGGAGAATGCTCCGCAGGTTCGAGTTTGTGACCGTTGCATG GCTGAAGTGACTCAGAGGCTCAGTAATGCTAAGGAAGCATCTAGTAAACCTGCAGGACTTCATAGTCACGAGGATCTTGCCAAGAAGCTTCAG GAGGAGTTGGAAAGGAATCGCAAGGAATCTTCAG GTTCAAAGTCTGATGGATCTGGAAGGAGAATGAGAGAAGTTGCCTGTCCTACATGTACGGTCCACTTGCAG GTTCAAGTTCCCAGCACAGGGTCGGAGACCATTGAGTGTGGGGTTTGCCAGAATCCATTTCTTGTGAGTGCTCATTGA
- the LOC137731340 gene encoding probable BOI-related E3 ubiquitin-protein ligase 2, with protein MAVQAQSLYFSEDWSSAAALPHPVSGLDDIFSCIPSPQPPAVPPPHHHFHLSLPPAQNQSQNLNTMGFDFCNQLGSSVSPSTFNSFPPTQFAENLGAQMDLQRHELDCIIQLQSEKLKFALQEQRKQQLAALLSNLESRTLNLIRQKEDQLRQATKKTMELQDCLRKAEMESDTWQRVAKANETMVMGLNNALEEARERLVLVSSEADDAESCCENRVAIMEEDQLAEAKWRKLVCKSCHERSSCVLFLPCRHLCSCRFCEGFLGFCPVCDSAKEASMEVCFV; from the exons ATGGCAGTTCAGGCACAAAGTTTGTACTTTTCTGAAGATTGGTCGTCGGCGGCGGCGCTGCCCCACCCTGTTTCCGGCCTCGATGACATTTTTTCCTGCATTCCGAGCCCTCAGCCCCCTGCCGTTCCCCCTCCTCATCATCACTTTCACCTCAGTCTTCCACCGGCTCAGAATCAGAGTCAGAATTTAAATACGATGGGCTTTGATTTCTGCAACCAGTTAGGATCTTCGGTTTCGCCTTCCACTTTCAATAGCTTTCCCCCAACGCAGTTCGCGGAAAACTTAGGGGCGCagatggacttgcaaaggcaCGAGCTTGACTGCATTATTCAATTGCAG AGTGAAAAGCTTAAGTTTGCATTGCAAGAGCAGAGGAAGCAACAGCTAGCAGCTCTATTGAGCAACCTAGAATCCAGAACGTTAAATTTAATTAGGCAGAAAGAAGACCAGTTAAGACAGGCAACCAAGAAAACGATGGAGCTCCAGGACTGCCTGAGAAAAGCGGAGATGGAAAGCGACACTTGGCAGCGGGTGGCGAAAGCGAACGAAACAATGGTGATGGGCCTAAACAACGCGCTCGAGGAGGCCAGAGAGCGACTGGTTCTGGTCAGCAGCGAAGCGGACGACGCAGAGTCCTGCTGTGAAAACAGAGTAGCAATTATGGAGGAAGACCAATTGGCAGAAGCGAAATGGAGAAAGTTGGTTTGCAAAAGCTGCCACGAGCGGAGCTCGTGCGTGCTTTTTCTGCCGTGCAGGCATCTCTGTTCGTGCAGATTCTGTGAAGGATTTCTTGGATTTTGCCCCGTTTGTGATTCCGCCAAGGAGGCAAGCATGGAGGTCTGTTTTGTCTAG
- the LOC137718732 gene encoding uncharacterized protein, producing MRRVNGIAFLTRAAISMGGATTTTSATQHRLVHAAMLSTCSNSNPLWFTQRLGDRFGLSKPSSVPRCAGGHMCFSANAATSAVQEVHPNVKSLPQDVVLYQYEACPFCNKVRAFLDYYNIPYKVMEVNPINKKEIEWSDYKMVLTLKVDGEQMVDSSDIIDKLHRRINPENTLNSEEEKKWRRWVDKRLVHVLSLNLYRTVSEAFESFDYITSHGMVLHYIVTELSLFINVPYRQL from the exons ATGAGAAGGGTTAACGGAATCGCTTTCCTCACCAGAGCAGCCATTTCTATGGGCGGcgccaccacaaccacctccgcAACTCAACACCGCCTGGTTCACGCAGCGATGTTGAGCACGTGCTCGAATTCGAATCCGTTGTGGTTCACACAGAGGCTCGGCGATCGCTTCGGCCTATCGAAACCCTCCTCTGTGCCTCGCTGCGCGGGAGGGCACATGTGCTTCTCGGCAAACGCCGCCACGTCTGCGGTTCAGGAGGTGCACCCCAACGTGAAGTCCCTCCCCCAAGACGTCGTGCTCTACCAATACGAAGCTTGCCCTTTCTGCAATAAGGTTAGAG CCTTCTTGGATTACTATAACATTCCGTACAAAGTTATGGAGGTTAACCCCATCAACAAGAAAGAGATTGAATGGTCTGATTACAAGATGGTGCTGACCTTGAAAGTCGACGGCGAACAGATGGTTGATTCTTCAG ATATAATTGATAAGCTACACCGAAGGATCAATCCTGAAAACACCTTGAATAgcgaagaagaaaagaaatggcGTCG GTGGGTGGATAAACGTTTAGTACATGTTTTATCACTAAACTTATATCGAACTGTTTCAGAGGCTTTCGAGTCATTTGACTACATCACCAGTCATGGTATGGTATTGCACTACATCGTTACTGAATTATCTCTCTTTATTAACGTCCCATATCGTCAATTATAG
- the LOC137735542 gene encoding uncharacterized protein: MMSWGLNYVGMDYSRKAVGRGDLFEPVKPQRKTEKKAKNHRNKDKRGTMGQGHKSKENVVPNYVTVPSSKNRVNKKCFQQEKGKAEANGWFIKNGEDEGNKLEKSDITEEHELPSCAENNCYLSDGNQGGNKRKRPLIIRFKLQKPSEPDASLAPSSSGMTDFLPPERSEVVPAPNQPHSSEATVGVVSNCDQELSCPTTEGIEMTREKRIGREDSECANVMENWIPPPFQFALHDADGEEWLFGTASQNRRRSKRSKADSEVSCRTSSTQWPKAQLLPEAGIYALSYTVPF, from the exons ATGATGAGTTGGGGGTTGAACTACGTGGGCATGGACTATTCGAGGAAGGCAGTTGGTAGGGGGGACTTGTTTGAACCGGTTAAG CCCCAGAGAAAGACGGAGAAGAAGGCCAAGAATCATAGGAACAAAGACAAGAGGGGGACAATGGGACAAGGCCATAAGTCGAAGGAGAATGTTGTACCCAATTATGTTACTGTCCCCAGCTCGAAAAACCGTGTTAACAAGAAGTGCTTCCAGCAAGAGAAGGGAAAAGCGGAAGCAAATGGATGGTTTATTAAAAATGGAGAAGATGAAGGTAATAAGCTGGAGAAAAGTGACATTACCGAAGAGCATGAGCTGCCAAGCTGTGCTGAAAACAATTGCTACTTGTCTGATGGCAACCAAGGTGGCAATAAGAGGAAAAGGCCTTTGATCATTCGCTTTAAATTGCAAAAGCCCAGTGAACCAGATGCCTCACTTGCGCCCTCTTCTTCTGGAATGACAGATTTCCTCCCTCCAGAAAGGTCAGAAGTTGTTCCTGCACCCAATCAACCTCATAGTTCGGAGGCAACTGTTGGAGTTGTATCCAATTGTGACCAAGAGTTGTCTTGTCCAACAACAGAGGGGATTGAAATGACCCGTGAAAAGAGAATTGGGAGAGAAGATTCAGAGTGTGCAAATGTGATGGAGAATTGGATTCCACCTCCGTTCCAATTTGCCCTCCATGATGCCGATGGCGAAGAATGGCTATTTGGGACAGCGTCACAAAACAGACGCCGGTCTAAAAGATCTAAAGCTGATAGTGAGGTCTCATGTCGTACAAGCAGCACGCAGTGGCCGAAAGCACAATTGTTGCCTGAGGCCGGCATATATGCATTGTCCTACACGGTTCCGTTCtag
- the LOC137735531 gene encoding protein kinase STUNTED-like — MRDSLGFNYRASCDEALLSSTCPFKTEMPEPALGWPLQRLTVSPLRLSQEARRKSDSFDMFSEREDDESPLSRPGWPLLRIAAASAETMSTTPMREFKSRENMSVVQWVMMDLPSRRFLSVNSQRREGDEICSTVAPTQLSDELEFLTAQNSEGCKVFSYAELSSATCHFSTENLIGEGGCSSVYRGCLGGGESVAVKVLKSYKEAWNDFFLEVKFVSSIQHKHITCPIGVCVEDGNLILVYDLFPRGSLEGNLHGCSDGLILPWDVRFNVAVAVAEALTYLHNDCPQPIIHRDVKSSNILLSDDLQPQLSDFGLATWGPMDSGCVISSDVVGTFGYMAPEYFMHGVVSDKIDVYAFGVVLLELLSGRKPVNAEALKGQESLVKWARHLLDIMDVKTLLDPKLNGDYDSAQMRRMVMAAGLCINQSPRLRPGARQVLKLLTGETDANESVDLHAVNSCYQDEDDNQFLDIGRHSVSAMSDTNDGSISRSSSTDTASSVEKPRRYKLKDYLLIPDQYSLREISPINM; from the exons ATGCGCGATTCATTAGGTTTCAATTACCGAGCCAGTTGTGATGAAGCGCTTTTGAGCTCCACTTGTCCATTCAAAACAGAGATGCCAGAACCAGCTCTTGGATGGCCTCTTCAGAGACTAACTGTTAGTCCTCTGAGGCTGAGCCAGGAAGCACGCCGAAAATCGGATAGCTTTGACATGTTTTCCGAGAGAGAGGATGATGAATCACCCTTGTCGAGGCCGGGTTGGCCTCTCTTGCGGATAGCTGCTGCCTCAGCGGAAACTATGAGTACTACTCCTATGAGAGAATTCAAATCCAGAGAAAACATGTCCGTGGTACAGTGGGTGATGATGGACCTGCCTAGCCGTCGATTTCTTTCGGTAAATTCGCAGCGGCGGGAAGGTGATGAAATTTGCTCGACAGTAGCACCAACACAGCTTTCTGATGAATTGGAGTTTCTCACTGCACAAAACTCAGAAGGTTGCAAGGTTTTCAGCTATGCGGAACTTAGTAGCGCAACTTGTCACTTCTCGACAG AAAATCTTATCGGCGAGGGAGGGTGTAGCAGCGTGTACAGAGGGTGCCTTGGAGGCGGAGAATCAGTGGCGGTCAAGGTTCTAAAATCGTACAAGGAAGCTTGGAATGACTTTTTCTTGGAAGTCAAGTTTGTGTCTTCAATTCAGCACAAACACATCACTTGTCCAATTGGTGTATGCGTGGAAGATGGCAACCTTATTTTGGTCTATGACCTCTTTCCCAGAGGGAGCTTGGAAGGAAACTTGCACG GTTGCAGTGATGGACTCATACTTCCATGGGATGTGAGATTCAATGTGGCGGTCGCAGTTGCAGAGGCTCTAACTTACCTGCACAATGACTGCCCTCAGCCGATCATTCACCGAGACGTTAAATCCTCAAACATTCTTCTCTCCGACGACCTTCAGCCGCag TTATCTGATTTCGGGCTTGCTACATGGGGACCGATGGATTCTGGTTGCGTGATAAGTAGTGATGTGGTGGGAACTTTTGGATACATGGCTCCGGAATATTTCATGCATGGGGTGGTGAGTGACAAGATTGATGTTTATGCCTTTGGCGTGGTTCTCCTCGAACTATTATCTGGTCGAAAGCCGGTCAATGCCGAGGCTCTGAAAGGACAAGAGAGTTTGGTCAAGTGG GCAAGACATTTGTTAGATATTATGGATGTTAAGACATTGCTGGATCCAAAGTTAAATGGAGACTACGATTCGGCCCAAATGCGTAGAATGGTAATGGCAGCAGGGCTTTGCATAAACCAGTCACCTCGTCTTCGACCGGGCGCGAGACAAGTACTGAAGCTACTTACGGGAGAGACGGATGCAAACGAGAGCGTCGATCTTCATGCAGTGAACTCGTGCTATCAAGATGAAGATGACAACCAATTCCTGGATATCGGGCGTCATTCAGTTTCGGCTATGTCTGATACAAATGATGGAAGCATCAGCAGGTCAAGTTCAACTGATACTGCATCTAGTGTAGAGAAACCACGCCGGTACAAGTTGAAGGACTACTTGCTTATCCCTGACCAGTATTCTTTGCGTGAAATTTCTCCGATAAACATGTAA
- the LOC137729560 gene encoding vacuolar protein sorting-associated protein 35B-like — MRSDVIGDEEKWLAEGIAGIQHHAFYMHRALDANNLRDALKFSALMLSELRTSRLSPHKYYDLYMRAFDELRRLEMFFKDESRHGVSIIDLYELVQHAGNILPRLYLLCTVGSVYIKSKEAPAKDVLKDLVEMCRGVQHPIRGLFLRSYLSQVSRDKLPDIGSEYEGDADTVMDAVDFVLQNFTEMNKLWVRMQYQGPGHVREKREKERSELRDLVGKNLHVLSQIEGVELEMYKATVLPRVLEQVINCKDELAQYYLMDCIIQVFPDEYHLQTLETLLAAFPQLQPTVDIKTVLSQLMERLSNYAASSTDVLPEFLQVEAFAKLSSAIGRVIEAQMDMPIVGAISLYVSLLTFTLRVHPDRLDYVDQVLGACVKKLSGETKLEDRRATKQVVALLSSPLEKYDDIVTALTLSNYPRVMEYLDNGTNKVMAMVIIQSIMKNNSCISTADKVEVLFELIKGLIKDLDSTSADELDEEDFADEQNSVARLIHMLYNDDPEEMFKILCTVKKHIMSGGPKRLPFTVPPLILSALKLVRRLQGQDGEVVGEEMPATPKKIFQTLNQIIESLSSVPSPELALRLYLECAEAANDCDLEPVAYEFFTQAFILYEEEVADSKAQVTAIHLIIGTLQRMNVFGVENRDTLTHKATGYSAKLLKKPDQCRAVYACSHLFWVDDQDGVKDGERVLLCLKRALRIANAAQQMASATRGSSGPVTLFVEILNKYLYYFEKGNPQITSAAIQGLVDLIKNEMQSDSANPNPAPDAFFASTLRYIQFQKQKGGVMGEKYASIKV; from the exons ATGAGATCGGACGTAATCGGAGACGAAGAGAAATGGCTGGCGGAAGGCATCGCCGGCATTCAACACCATGCCTTTTACATGCATCGCGCTCTG GACGCCAACAATCTCAGAGACGCCCTCAAATTCTCGGCCCTGATGCTGTCGGAGCTCAGAACCTCTCGGCTTTCGCCTCACAAATACTACGATCTCT ATATGCGAGCTTTCGATGAGCTGAGGAGGCTGGAGATGTTCTTCAAGGATGAGAGCAGACACGGCGTTTCGATCATCGATCTCTACGAACTTGTTCAGCATGCCGGCAACATTTTACCAAGATT GTATCTGCTATGTACGGTAGGATCCGTGTACATTAAATCTAAGGAAGCGCCGGCCAAGGACGTACTTAAAGATCTTGTCGAAATGTGTCGCGGCGTTCAGCATCCAATTCGAGGGCTCTTTTTAAGAAGCTATCTTTCTCAAGTCAGCAGAGACAAGTTGCCTGATATTGGTTCTGAGTATGAAGG GGATGCTGACACTGTCATGGATGCTGTAGATTTTGTGCTACAGAATTTTACAGAAATGAATAAGCTTTGGGTTCGAATGCAGTATCAG GGACCTGGTCATGTGAGAGAGAAGCGCGAAAAGGAAAGAAGCGAACTTCGTGATCTT GTTGGGAAAAATCTCCATGTTCTCAGTCAGATAGAGGGCGTGGAACTTGAAATGTACAAAGCCACTGTTCTTCCTAGAGTATTAGAACAG GTTATCAACTGTAAAGATGAGTTGGCCCAATATTATTTGATGGATTGCATAATCCAGGTCTTTCCAGATGAGTACCACTTGCAGACACTGGAGACATTGTTGGCTGCCTTCCCCCAGCTTCAG CCAACAGTTGATATCAAGACTGTGTTATCTCAATTAATGGAGAGGTTATCAAACTATGCTGCGTCAAGTACAGAT GTATTACCTGAATTTCTTCAAGTGGAAGCCTTCGCTAAATTAAGCAGTGCCATTGGGAGG GTGATAGAAGCACAGATGGACATGCCTATTGTTGGAGCCATATCTTTGTATGTCTCTCTTCTTACATTTACCCTCCGTGTTCATCCTGATCGCCTTGATTATGTGGATCAAGTACTG GGAGCATGTGTTAAGAAGCTATCCGGAGAAACCAAGCTTGAAGACCGTAGAGCAACAAAACAGGTTGTTGCACTGTTAAGTTCTCCCTTGGAGAAATATGATGACATTGTCACAGCCCTCACACTTTCTAATTATCCTCGAGTTATGGAATATCTTGATAATGGAACAAATAAAGTCATGGCAATGGTCATTATCCAAAGCATTATGAAGAACAACTCTTGTATCTCCACAGCTGATAAG GTGGAGGTGTtgtttgaattaattaaagggctCATCAAGGACTTGGATTCTACTTCTGCAGATGAG CTTGATGAAGAGGATTTTGCGGATGAACAAAATTCTGTTGCTCGCCTTATACACATGCTTTATAATGATGATCCAGAAGAAATGTTTAAG ATCTTATGTACGGTCAagaagcatataatgagtgGAGGACCAAAGCGCCTACCTTTTACTGTTCCTCCTCTTATATTATCTGCACTCAAG TTGGTTAGGCGGCTGCAAGGTCAGGATGGAGAGGTTGTGGGAGAAGAAATGCCTGCCACACCGAAGAAAATTTTTCAGACTTTAAATCAG ATCATTGAATCTCTTTCCTCAGTTCCGTCTCCCGAACTGGCCTTAAGATTGTACTTGGAATGTGCTGAG GCTGCTAATGACTGTGATCTGGAACCTGTTGCTTATGAATTCTTCACTCAGGCATTTATATTATATGAAGAAGAAGTTGCG GATTCCAAAGCCCAGGTGACTGCAATACATCTCATTATTGGGACTCTTCAGAGGATGAATGTATTTGGCGTTGAGAATCGGGATACTTTAACACACAAGGCTACAGGA TATTCAGCAAAGCTTTTGAAGAAACCTGATCAGTGCCGAGCGGTGTATGCATGTTCACATCTTTTTTGGGTAGATGATCAGGATGGTGTTAAAGATGGAGAAAG GGTCTTGCTTTGTTTAAAACGCGCATTGAGAATTGCAAATGCTGCTCAACAGATGGCCAGCGCAACGCGGGGTAGCAGCGGGCCAGTCACACTCTTTGTTGAGATACTGAACAA GTACCTCTACTATTTTGAGAAAGGAAACCCCCAGATTACAAGTGCTGCAATCCAGGGATTGGTggatttaattaaaaatgagaTGCAAAGTGACTCTGCAAACCCGAATCCAGCCCCAGATGCATTCTTCGCCAGCACATTGCGGTACATACAGTTCCAAAAACAGAAAGGTGGGGTGATGGGCGAGAAATATGCGTCTATCAAGGTCTGA
- the LOC137729571 gene encoding rac-like GTP-binding protein RAC1, producing MSASRFIKCVTVGDGAVGKTCMLISYTSNTFPTDYVPTVFDNFSANVVVDGSTVNLALWDTAGQEDYNRLRPLSYRGADVFILAFSLISKASYENVAKKWIPELRHYAPGVPIILVGTKLDLRDDKQFCIDHSGAVPITTDQGEELKKLIGAPAYIECSSKTQQNVKAVFDAAIKVVLQPPKQKKKKRKGQRACYIL from the exons ATGAGCGCCTCCAGGTTCATAAAGTGCGTGACGGTCGGCGACGGCGCCGTCGGCAAAACCTGCATGCTGATTTCCTACACCAGCAACACCTTTCCCACG GACTACGTACCGACTGTTTTCGACAATTTCAGTGCAAATGTTGTTGTGGATGGGAGTACTGTCAACCTAGCTCTGTGGGATACGGCTG GGCAGGAGGATTACAATAGATTAAGGCCCTTGAGCTATCGAGGGGCGGACGTCTTTATCCTTGCTTTCTCTCTCATAAGCAAAGCCAGCTACGAAAACGTTGCAAAAAAG TGGATTCCCGAACTGCGCCATTATGCACCTGGCGTTCCAATAATTCTGGTTGGAACAAAGCTTG ATCTTCGGGATGATAAACAATTTTGTATAGACCATTCTGGTGCAGTTCCCATTACTACTGATCAG GGAGAGGAATTGAAGAAACTGATTGGAGCACCTGCATACATTGAGTGTAGCTCGAAAACACAACAG AATGTGAAAGCTGTTTTTGATGCGGCCATTAAGGTGGTGCTCCAGCCACCaaagcaaaagaagaagaagagaaagggaCAAAGGGCTTGCTACATATTGTGA